The Pseudomonas azotoformans genome has a segment encoding these proteins:
- a CDS encoding 3-deoxy-7-phosphoheptulonate synthase, with protein MNSATAALPISALTSANEALTQRLPSSLELKHQLPLSPFLNEQVHAHRQAVRAILNGEDSRLLVIVGPCSIHDPESAMEYARNLKKLALEVSDQMLLVIRAYVEKPRTTIGWKGLAYDPHLDGSDDMAAGLTLSRELMREMLRLGLPVATELLQPMAAGYFDDLLSWVAIGARTTESQIHREMASGLGMPVGFKNGTDGGVAIACDAMRSASHPHRHFGVDSQGHPAIIQTPGNPDTHLVLRGGHRGPNYDAQSVAQVKHDLAKSKVAARIMVDCSHANSGKDPLRQPAVFNEVLEQRLQGDTSLIGMMLESHLFEGCQPLSASMKYGVSITDGCLGWSGTEQLLRSAAQQLRAQG; from the coding sequence ATGAACTCTGCCACCGCCGCTCTGCCGATCTCTGCACTGACCAGCGCCAACGAAGCCCTGACCCAGCGCCTGCCCAGCTCCCTCGAGCTCAAGCACCAACTGCCCCTGAGCCCGTTCCTCAACGAACAAGTCCACGCCCATCGCCAAGCCGTGCGCGCCATCCTCAATGGCGAAGATTCGCGTTTGCTGGTGATTGTCGGCCCGTGCTCGATCCACGATCCGGAATCGGCCATGGAATACGCGCGCAACCTGAAGAAACTCGCGCTGGAAGTCAGCGACCAGATGCTGCTGGTGATCCGCGCCTACGTCGAAAAACCGCGCACCACCATCGGCTGGAAAGGCCTGGCCTACGATCCTCACTTGGATGGCAGTGATGACATGGCCGCCGGCCTCACCCTGTCCCGCGAACTGATGCGCGAAATGCTGCGCCTGGGCCTGCCAGTCGCCACTGAGCTGCTGCAACCTATGGCAGCCGGCTACTTCGATGACCTGCTCAGTTGGGTCGCGATTGGCGCGCGCACCACCGAATCGCAGATCCACCGCGAAATGGCCAGCGGCCTGGGCATGCCCGTAGGCTTCAAGAACGGCACCGACGGCGGTGTCGCGATTGCCTGTGACGCGATGCGCTCGGCGTCCCACCCGCACCGTCACTTCGGCGTCGACAGCCAGGGTCACCCGGCGATCATCCAGACCCCAGGCAACCCCGACACGCACTTGGTGCTGCGCGGCGGTCACCGTGGACCGAACTACGATGCGCAAAGCGTGGCGCAGGTGAAACACGATCTTGCCAAGTCCAAGGTAGCGGCGCGCATCATGGTCGATTGCAGCCATGCCAACAGCGGCAAGGACCCGCTGCGTCAACCGGCAGTGTTCAACGAGGTACTGGAACAACGCCTGCAAGGTGACACTTCGTTGATCGGCATGATGCTCGAAAGCCACCTGTTCGAAGGCTGCCAGCCGCTGAGCGCATCGATGAAGTACGGTGTGTCGATCACCGATGGCTGCCTGGGCTGGAGTGGCACCGAGCAGCTGTTGCGCAGTGCGGCACAGCAGTTGCGCGCACAAGGCTAA
- a CDS encoding carbon-nitrogen hydrolase family protein — MTALTVAAAQSVSIPGNLPANIERHLVFMRAAAKQGVQLLVFPELSLTGYEPSLAAELAIEPGDTVLTPLREMARELRLTAVVGMPIHLAPGVGVLIGALVLGADGSLAIYTKQHLHPGEEVAFVPGQGGSALEWWDDRIALAVCADFSHASHPRRAAEAGATIYAAGVLISEGGYATDSVLLQGYAAEHGLLVLMANHGGPSGGYVCAGRSAIWAADGGLVAAASGVGDSLVIARREGGQWAGQVVPV; from the coding sequence ATGACCGCCCTGACCGTTGCTGCTGCACAATCCGTTTCTATCCCGGGCAATCTGCCGGCCAATATTGAGCGGCACTTGGTGTTCATGCGTGCAGCCGCCAAGCAGGGCGTGCAGTTGCTGGTGTTTCCGGAGCTTTCGTTGACAGGTTATGAACCGTCCCTGGCGGCCGAGTTAGCGATTGAGCCCGGCGACACGGTCTTGACGCCGCTGCGCGAAATGGCGCGGGAGTTGCGACTGACAGCGGTAGTGGGCATGCCTATCCACCTAGCGCCTGGCGTGGGCGTGTTGATCGGTGCACTGGTGCTGGGGGCGGATGGCTCGCTGGCGATCTACACCAAACAGCATCTGCACCCAGGTGAAGAGGTTGCGTTTGTCCCAGGGCAGGGCGGTTCGGCCCTGGAGTGGTGGGATGATCGGATTGCTTTAGCGGTATGCGCGGACTTCTCTCATGCCAGCCATCCACGTCGGGCGGCTGAGGCAGGTGCTACGATTTATGCCGCCGGCGTGTTGATCAGCGAGGGCGGCTACGCGACTGATAGCGTATTGCTCCAAGGCTATGCGGCCGAACATGGGCTGTTGGTCTTGATGGCCAACCATGGTGGTCCATCCGGTGGTTATGTCTGCGCGGGTCGCAGCGCTATCTGGGCGGCTGATGGCGGCTTAGTCGCCGCCGCCTCCGGTGTCGGCGACTCGCTGGTGATTGCGCGTCGCGAGGGTGGGCAGTGGGCTGGCCAAGTGGTGCCTGTCTAA
- a CDS encoding GNAT family N-acetyltransferase, with product MAFQLRAATDRDLPFARTLTIEAMSRYYQQYDLIWSNDGFDVAWAGRENWLICNDDAVMGFISLSRDSRALYIRELHMLETCRGLGAGSWVLEQMALKAQALGLLRLTVFKTNPARRLYQRMGLSIVGEEDCFWRMERACQSS from the coding sequence ATGGCGTTCCAACTGCGCGCCGCAACTGATCGGGACCTGCCGTTCGCCCGAACACTGACCATCGAGGCCATGAGCCGCTACTACCAGCAATACGACCTGATCTGGTCCAACGATGGCTTCGATGTCGCTTGGGCCGGCCGTGAAAACTGGCTGATCTGCAACGATGATGCGGTAATGGGCTTTATCAGCCTGAGCCGCGATAGCCGCGCGCTCTACATCCGAGAGCTGCATATGCTCGAAACGTGTCGTGGATTGGGCGCGGGCAGTTGGGTGTTGGAACAGATGGCACTCAAGGCACAGGCGCTGGGCCTGTTGCGCTTGACCGTGTTCAAGACCAACCCGGCCAGGCGGCTCTATCAGCGCATGGGGTTGAGCATTGTCGGTGAGGAAGACTGCTTCTGGCGCATGGAGCGTGCCTGCCAATCAAGCTAA
- a CDS encoding DNA-binding protein, producing the protein MPGIRTAAQAKAWLEHQGKSVQAFAREHGVDPATTYQVLAGRKKGRRGEAHKVAVLLGMKEGIILAEADGQNNDQEVVS; encoded by the coding sequence ATGCCCGGAATCCGTACTGCTGCACAAGCCAAAGCCTGGCTGGAACATCAAGGAAAGTCAGTTCAAGCGTTCGCCCGCGAACATGGCGTTGATCCGGCAACCACTTATCAAGTGCTCGCTGGGCGCAAAAAGGGACGGCGTGGAGAGGCCCATAAGGTGGCGGTCCTTCTGGGCATGAAAGAAGGGATCATCCTTGCTGAGGCAGATGGCCAAAACAACGATCAGGAAGTCGTCTCCTGA
- a CDS encoding helix-turn-helix domain-containing protein, whose amino-acid sequence MSGIGSRLRQERERLGLSQKVFGEIGGVEANAQGKYESGGRAPKADYLSRVAERGVDVLYVLTGTATPIQLENLSHIEEKVLGDYRAMFKEDQDAIRRLTSTLAEHSGSLNGKIKPQPQDS is encoded by the coding sequence ATGAGTGGAATCGGTTCGCGTTTGAGGCAAGAAAGAGAGCGACTTGGCCTGTCGCAAAAAGTGTTTGGTGAAATCGGCGGCGTTGAAGCCAACGCCCAAGGTAAATATGAAAGTGGAGGGCGTGCGCCTAAAGCGGACTATTTATCCCGTGTCGCTGAAAGAGGTGTGGATGTGTTGTACGTGTTGACCGGTACGGCAACACCGATCCAATTGGAGAACCTGAGCCACATCGAAGAGAAAGTGTTGGGCGATTACCGCGCCATGTTCAAGGAAGACCAGGATGCGATCCGCCGCCTGACGTCGACCTTGGCCGAACATTCCGGTTCGCTGAATGGAAAAATCAAGCCGCAGCCCCAGGATTCCTGA
- the gacA gene encoding response regulator transcription factor GacA: protein MIRVLVVDDHDLVRTGITRMLADIDGLQVVGQAESGEESLIKARELKPDVVLMDVKMPGIGGLGATTKLLRSHPDIKVVVVTVCEEDPFPTRLLQAGAAGYLTKGAGLAEMVQAIRLVFAGQRYISPQIAQQLAIKSFQPVSDSPFDALSEREIQIALMIVGCQKVQTISDKLCLSPKTVNTYRYRIFEKLAISSDVELTLLAVRHGMVDASA from the coding sequence TTGATTAGGGTGCTAGTAGTCGATGACCATGATCTCGTTCGTACAGGTATTACACGAATGCTGGCTGACATCGATGGCCTGCAAGTAGTCGGCCAGGCCGAGTCCGGGGAAGAGTCCCTGATCAAGGCTCGAGAGTTGAAACCCGATGTGGTGTTGATGGACGTCAAGATGCCCGGTATCGGCGGTCTTGGCGCCACGACCAAATTATTGCGCAGCCATCCGGACATCAAGGTCGTGGTGGTGACAGTGTGCGAAGAAGACCCGTTTCCGACTCGCCTCTTGCAGGCGGGCGCAGCCGGTTACCTGACTAAAGGTGCAGGCCTGGCGGAAATGGTGCAAGCCATTCGCCTGGTCTTTGCTGGCCAGCGTTACATCAGCCCGCAGATTGCCCAGCAATTGGCGATCAAATCTTTCCAACCCGTTAGCGACTCACCGTTCGATGCGCTGTCGGAGCGGGAAATCCAGATCGCCTTGATGATCGTCGGCTGCCAAAAGGTGCAGACGATCTCCGACAAGCTTTGCCTGTCGCCCAAGACCGTCAACACCTACCGCTATCGCATTTTCGAGAAGCTCGCCATCAGCAGTGATGTTGAATTGACCCTGCTCGCGGTGCGCCACGGCATGGTGGACGCCAGCGCCTGA
- the uvrC gene encoding excinuclease ABC subunit UvrC: MSTPFDPSAFLSTCSGRPGVYRMFDSEARLLYVGKAKNLKNRLASYFRKTGLAPKTAALVARIAQVETTITANETEALLLEQTLIKEWRPPYNILLRDDKSYPYVHLSDGNFPRLSIHRGAKKQKGKYFGPYPSAGAIRESLSLLQKTFFVRQCEDSFYKNRTRPCLQYQIKRCKAPCVGLVEPAEYAEDVRHSVMFLEGRSNALTDELSGAMEQAASTLDFERAAELRDQISLLRRVQDQQSMEGGTGDVDVIAAFVNPGGACVHLISVRGGRVLGSKNFFPQTGIDEDVAEVMAAFLGQYYVSSPERDLPSELIVNLVHEDFPTLIEAIHELRGRELDISHRVRGTRARWQQLAVTNAEQALGARLANRQHVAARFDALAEVLNLDEPPQRLECYDISHSSGEATVASCVVFGPEGPIKADYRRYNIEGVTAGDDYAAMHQALTRRFSKLKDGEGKLPDILLVDGGKGQLSMARDVLNELAVPDLILLGVAKGATRKAGFETLYLNDAAHEFTLKGDSPALHLIQQIRDEAHRFAITGHRARRGKTRRTSTLEGVAGVGPTRRRDLLKHFGGLQELSRASIDEIAKAPGISKKLAELIYANLHSE, translated from the coding sequence ATGAGCACACCGTTTGATCCCAGTGCCTTTCTCTCAACCTGCAGTGGCCGCCCTGGCGTGTACCGCATGTTCGACAGCGAGGCGCGCCTGCTTTACGTCGGCAAAGCCAAGAACCTGAAGAACCGCCTGGCGAGCTACTTTCGCAAGACCGGTCTCGCGCCGAAAACCGCTGCGCTGGTGGCGCGTATCGCCCAGGTTGAAACCACCATCACCGCCAATGAAACCGAAGCGCTGCTGCTTGAGCAGACGCTGATCAAGGAGTGGCGGCCGCCCTATAACATCCTGCTGCGCGACGATAAATCCTACCCTTACGTGCATTTATCCGACGGCAACTTCCCGCGCCTGAGCATTCACCGTGGTGCGAAGAAGCAGAAGGGCAAGTATTTCGGCCCTTATCCCAGCGCTGGAGCGATCCGTGAAAGCCTGAGCCTGCTGCAAAAGACCTTTTTTGTGCGCCAGTGCGAGGACAGTTTTTACAAAAACCGCACCCGTCCGTGCCTGCAATACCAGATCAAGCGTTGCAAGGCGCCCTGTGTGGGTCTGGTCGAACCAGCGGAGTACGCCGAGGATGTACGCCATTCGGTGATGTTCCTCGAAGGACGCAGCAATGCCTTGACCGATGAACTCTCCGGCGCCATGGAGCAAGCCGCCAGTACCCTGGACTTCGAGCGCGCCGCCGAGCTACGCGACCAGATCTCGCTGCTGCGCCGCGTGCAGGATCAGCAGAGCATGGAGGGCGGCACTGGCGACGTCGATGTGATCGCGGCGTTCGTCAATCCGGGTGGTGCCTGTGTGCACCTGATCAGCGTGCGTGGCGGCCGGGTGCTAGGCAGCAAGAACTTTTTCCCGCAGACCGGTATTGACGAGGACGTGGCCGAAGTCATGGCGGCGTTTCTGGGTCAGTACTACGTGAGCAGTCCCGAGCGCGATCTGCCGTCGGAGTTGATCGTCAACTTGGTGCACGAAGACTTCCCCACGCTGATCGAGGCGATCCACGAACTGCGCGGCCGCGAGCTGGATATCAGCCATCGCGTACGCGGCACCCGAGCGCGCTGGCAGCAACTGGCCGTGACCAACGCCGAGCAGGCCTTGGGTGCCCGCCTGGCCAATCGACAGCACGTCGCCGCACGCTTTGACGCCCTGGCCGAAGTCCTCAACCTGGACGAACCGCCGCAGCGCCTGGAGTGCTATGACATCAGCCACTCCAGCGGCGAAGCCACCGTGGCATCTTGCGTAGTGTTCGGACCGGAAGGGCCGATAAAAGCCGATTACCGTCGCTATAACATCGAAGGCGTCACCGCCGGCGATGACTATGCCGCCATGCACCAGGCTCTGACGCGACGTTTCAGCAAGCTGAAGGACGGCGAGGGCAAGTTGCCAGACATCCTGTTGGTGGACGGCGGCAAGGGCCAGCTGTCCATGGCCCGCGATGTGCTCAACGAGCTGGCGGTACCCGACCTCATCCTGCTCGGCGTGGCCAAGGGCGCTACACGCAAGGCCGGTTTCGAAACGTTGTACTTGAATGACGCCGCCCATGAGTTCACCTTGAAGGGCGACTCACCTGCGCTGCACCTGATCCAACAGATCCGTGACGAAGCCCACCGTTTCGCCATTACCGGTCACCGCGCCCGGCGTGGCAAAACCCGGCGAACCTCAACCCTGGAAGGGGTGGCGGGGGTCGGGCCGACACGGCGACGCGACTTGCTTAAACATTTTGGTGGCTTGCAAGAGCTATCCCGTGCCAGCATTGACGAAATAGCCAAAGCACCCGGTATCAGTAAAAAGCTCGCTGAGCTGATTTATGCGAATCTGCACAGCGAATAG
- the pgsA gene encoding CDP-diacylglycerol--glycerol-3-phosphate 3-phosphatidyltransferase, which yields MNIPNLITVLRVLLIPIFILLFYLPYEWSYAASSSVFAFAAATDWLDGYLARRLEQSTPFGAFLDPVADKLMVAVALVLLVQEHGNLWLTLPAAVIIGREIVVSALREWMAEIGARAHVAVSNMGKWKTAAQMLALVILLANPSDFSFWVLTGYALLLIAAGLTLWSMLQYLRAAWPHLRTTVEKK from the coding sequence ATGAATATCCCTAATCTGATCACCGTTCTACGCGTCCTGCTTATTCCGATTTTCATTCTGTTGTTCTATTTGCCGTACGAATGGAGCTATGCAGCTTCCAGTTCAGTGTTCGCCTTTGCGGCCGCCACCGACTGGCTCGACGGCTACCTGGCCCGCCGCCTGGAACAGAGCACGCCCTTCGGCGCGTTCCTCGACCCGGTGGCCGACAAGCTCATGGTGGCTGTCGCGTTGGTCCTGTTGGTGCAAGAACACGGCAACCTGTGGCTGACCCTGCCGGCCGCCGTGATCATCGGCCGCGAGATCGTCGTCTCGGCCCTGCGCGAATGGATGGCCGAAATCGGCGCCCGCGCTCACGTGGCCGTGTCCAACATGGGCAAATGGAAAACCGCCGCGCAAATGCTTGCGCTGGTGATCCTGCTGGCCAACCCGTCGGACTTCTCCTTCTGGGTCCTGACTGGCTACGCCCTGCTGCTGATCGCGGCTGGCCTGACCTTGTGGTCCATGCTCCAGTATCTACGCGCCGCCTGGCCACATCTGCGTACCACGGTTGAAAAGAAATAA
- the yecR gene encoding YecR family lipoprotein: MQFYPLPCCCSRAAQRRNFWEATGGSKADGVVQLSYEQGQFENGQSDAAQGLKIATGRCQFWGYKSAERSGQEKSVCRTMGQFQCLENTVTQDYLCQK; encoded by the coding sequence TTGCAGTTCTACCCCTTACCTTGCTGCTGCTCGCGGGCTGCGCAACGCCGAAATTTTTGGGAAGCCACAGGAGGGAGCAAAGCCGACGGCGTCGTTCAACTGTCCTATGAACAAGGGCAATTTGAAAACGGCCAAAGCGACGCAGCCCAAGGCTTGAAGATTGCCACGGGGCGCTGTCAGTTCTGGGGCTACAAAAGCGCCGAACGCTCAGGGCAGGAAAAATCCGTGTGCCGCACCATGGGGCAATTCCAGTGCTTAGAGAACACCGTTACGCAGGATTACCTCTGCCAAAAGTGA
- a CDS encoding IS3 family transposase (programmed frameshift): MTKQRRSFSAEFKREAADLVLKQNYSYIEASRSLGVGESALRRWVDQVQQESKGVTPQSKALTPEQQKIQELEARIARLEREKSIFKKGYRALDVGRSRAYALINQLSVHEPVDWLCKVFEVTRSCYYAQRLRRRTPDVERLRLRSRVSELFTQSRSAAGSRSILSLMRDDGEQLGRFKVRSLMRELDLISKQPGSHAYKRATVERLDIPNTLNREFNVPAPNQVWCGDITYIWAQGKWHYLAVVLDLCARRVVGWALSEKPDADLVIKALDMAYEQRGRPQGLLFHSDQGSQYASRLFRQRLWRYRMRQSMSRRGNCWDNAPMERVFRSLKTEWVPTTGYRTAQEAQRDISQFLMDRYNWIRPHQFNGGLAPARAEEKLNVVSGIS; encoded by the exons ATGACCAAACAACGCCGTTCCTTTTCTGCTGAATTCAAACGCGAGGCTGCCGACCTCGTGCTCAAGCAAAACTACAGCTACATCGAAGCCAGCCGTTCACTCGGCGTCGGCGAGTCGGCACTACGCCGTTGGGTCGACCAGGTTCAACAAGAGAGCAAAGGCGTTACCCCGCAGAGCAAAGCGCTGACCCCGGAACAGCAGAAAATCCAGGAGTTAGAAGCCCGGATCGCCCGCCTGGAACGGGAAAAATCGATAT TTAAAAAAGGCTACCGCGCTCTTGATGTCGGAAGATCACGAGCGTACGCGCTGATCAATCAGTTGAGCGTCCATGAGCCGGTTGACTGGCTGTGCAAGGTGTTTGAAGTCACCCGTTCGTGCTACTACGCCCAGCGCCTTAGGCGCCGCACGCCTGATGTCGAACGGCTTCGGTTGCGCAGTCGGGTGAGCGAGTTATTCACGCAAAGTCGTAGTGCTGCGGGCAGCCGCAGCATCCTGTCGCTGATGCGTGACGACGGTGAGCAGCTCGGTCGATTCAAAGTGCGCAGCTTGATGCGCGAGCTTGATCTAATCAGCAAACAACCCGGATCACATGCCTACAAAAGAGCGACGGTAGAACGACTCGATATCCCGAATACCTTGAACCGCGAGTTCAATGTTCCGGCACCCAACCAGGTGTGGTGCGGCGACATCACCTACATTTGGGCCCAGGGGAAATGGCACTATCTGGCGGTCGTGCTGGATCTTTGCGCGCGCCGGGTAGTGGGCTGGGCGTTGTCGGAAAAGCCGGACGCCGATCTGGTTATCAAGGCGCTGGATATGGCTTACGAACAACGAGGAAGGCCTCAGGGCCTGCTGTTTCACTCGGATCAAGGGTCGCAATATGCGAGTCGTTTATTTCGCCAGCGGCTGTGGCGCTATCGAATGCGCCAGAGCATGAGTCGCCGGGGAAATTGCTGGGACAATGCGCCAATGGAGCGCGTGTTCCGCAGTTTGAAAACGGAATGGGTACCGACCACGGGTTACAGAACGGCTCAAGAAGCCCAGCGCGATATCAGCCAATTCTTGATGGATCGGTACAACTGGATTCGACCCCATCAATTCAACGGTGGGCTGGCGCCAGCTCGGGCCGAAGAAAAACTTAACGTCGTGTCCGGGATTAGTTGA
- a CDS encoding DUF4150 domain-containing protein: protein MADNVIARKQGKWQVVSIVPDVCKTPMGSAIPPVPYPVTAELKTATGVAKSVRANGKPVVVFDKSLVPSTKGDGAGAAKGIKSNTVGGKCYPLEKSSTVRAEGKLVVRHDDKFWMNGV from the coding sequence ATGGCCGATAACGTCATCGCCCGCAAGCAAGGCAAATGGCAGGTCGTCAGCATCGTCCCCGACGTGTGCAAAACCCCGATGGGCAGCGCCATACCACCAGTGCCCTACCCCGTCACCGCCGAACTGAAAACCGCCACGGGTGTTGCCAAGTCGGTACGTGCCAACGGCAAGCCGGTGGTGGTGTTCGACAAGAGTCTGGTGCCGAGCACCAAAGGTGATGGGGCTGGTGCCGCCAAAGGCATCAAGAGCAACACCGTCGGCGGCAAATGCTACCCACTGGAGAAGAGCAGCACCGTACGTGCTGAAGGCAAGTTGGTGGTGCGCCATGACGACAAGTTCTGGATGAATGGGGTTTAG
- a CDS encoding DUF2169 family type VI secretion system accessory protein, translating into MEFRNLTPFDALCFSALGMDDQEYPVLVMKVGYRLLPIDGHPGQFRAEVLDEDPLPLCTADSYYGEEGSSSACEESDLAPFKPRCDVIVVGNAYAPQGQPTAHWTAGLRISAPVAALPRIDVPLPTPLSPGERLTEYQLAAWQAARQEAFKRRANAPTRHDLLDKQLRFTGPRQFSQSLFGWQLSEPLPDTSVPLRWEYAFGGSSVVPNPENAVDANTPPYLLNEVCYSNPLGRGWIEKRQEDLGYQLDKPLRELSAPQIEPIDQPVWRLDRVKHPEGELDANGMAQVAASYKNQPVGLGVVGRAWVPRLPLAGSYDETWQRERWPGLPRDFDFAYWNGAPVDQQIEFPPPAFRIELFNLTEPRLTPDGALCVELPGHRAFVLMRLHNGAMLPLPMLTDTLRIDTEAMTLALTHRISLPNHLDIRVLEARFETDPIAPLIKRPAREVL; encoded by the coding sequence ATGGAATTTCGCAATCTGACGCCCTTCGATGCGTTGTGTTTCAGCGCGCTGGGCATGGACGATCAAGAGTATCCGGTGCTGGTCATGAAAGTGGGTTACCGATTGCTGCCGATTGACGGACATCCGGGGCAGTTTCGCGCTGAAGTGCTGGACGAGGACCCGCTCCCCCTGTGCACTGCTGATAGCTACTACGGCGAAGAAGGGTCAAGCAGCGCCTGCGAAGAAAGCGACCTCGCGCCATTCAAACCGCGCTGCGATGTGATCGTGGTCGGCAATGCTTATGCGCCACAGGGCCAACCGACCGCACACTGGACGGCTGGCCTGCGTATCAGTGCGCCAGTGGCGGCGCTTCCCCGCATCGATGTGCCGCTACCAACGCCACTGAGTCCCGGCGAACGGCTAACCGAGTATCAACTGGCAGCATGGCAAGCTGCCCGACAAGAGGCGTTTAAGCGGCGTGCCAATGCGCCTACACGCCATGATTTGTTGGACAAGCAGCTGAGATTCACCGGCCCCCGGCAGTTCAGCCAGAGCTTGTTCGGTTGGCAATTGTCCGAACCGCTACCGGACACCTCGGTGCCTTTGCGCTGGGAATATGCCTTCGGTGGCAGCAGCGTGGTGCCCAATCCCGAAAATGCGGTTGATGCAAACACGCCGCCCTATTTGCTCAACGAGGTCTGCTACAGCAACCCGTTGGGCCGGGGCTGGATAGAAAAGCGCCAGGAAGATCTCGGCTATCAGTTGGACAAACCGCTGCGCGAACTGTCCGCGCCACAGATCGAACCCATCGACCAACCGGTGTGGCGTCTGGACCGGGTCAAACATCCTGAGGGCGAACTCGACGCCAACGGCATGGCGCAAGTTGCGGCCAGCTACAAAAATCAACCGGTGGGATTAGGCGTGGTGGGTCGTGCCTGGGTACCGCGCCTGCCATTGGCGGGGAGCTATGACGAAACCTGGCAGCGTGAACGCTGGCCTGGGTTGCCACGAGATTTCGACTTCGCCTACTGGAACGGCGCACCGGTTGATCAGCAGATTGAGTTTCCACCGCCAGCGTTTCGGATCGAACTGTTCAACCTCACCGAGCCCAGACTGACACCCGACGGCGCGTTGTGCGTCGAACTGCCCGGCCATCGCGCCTTTGTGCTGATGCGCCTGCACAACGGCGCAATGCTGCCACTGCCGATGCTCACCGACACTCTGCGCATCGATACCGAGGCCATGACTCTGGCGCTGACTCATCGCATCAGCCTGCCCAATCACCTGGACATCCGCGTCCTTGAAGCGCGTTTCGAGACCGATCCAATTGCACCGCTGATCAAGCGCCCAGCCAGGGAGGTGCTCTGA